From the Lathyrus oleraceus cultivar Zhongwan6 chromosome 4, CAAS_Psat_ZW6_1.0, whole genome shotgun sequence genome, one window contains:
- the LOC127136664 gene encoding uncharacterized protein LOC127136664, protein MDVVREEQVAFREEMDSVKSKIEQIFEAIQALARREEEARVAAAARNDALVQGVTLQSGPSVPIPNPVIYGLPPGFVPPPERTHVPPPAHTSGVDDGVAVQGPPVVNQVVIPRTDEELQDEFEMQNYNGATPVVIPTVAQDSEAILMCRALAEKLRILEGHNSTRLSALEMCLVPDVVIPPKFKAPEFEKYKGLTCPNIHLKMYCRKMVAYARDDKLMIHCFQDSLTGASLDWYMQLECSNIHTWDELDEAFAKQYKYNTDMAPNRTHLQSMAQKDNESFKEYAQRWRELAARVHPPLVDRELIDIFMGTLQGQYYERLISSVSTGFSDMVIVGERVEEGLKSGKI, encoded by the coding sequence ATGGATGTAGTTAGAGAAGAACAAGTTGCCTTCAGAGAGGAGATGGACTCTGTCAAAAGCAAGATCGAACAGATCTTTGAGGCTATACAAGCTCTGGCTAGAAGGGAAGAAGAGGCTCGTGTTGCCGCTGCTGCAAGGAACGATGCTCTAGTTCAAGGGGTTACTCTTCAGTCAGGACCTTCAGTTCCTATTCCAAATCCTGTTATCTACGGTCTTCCTCCAGGCTTTGTTCCACCGCCTGAAAGAACTCATGTGCCTCCACCTGCGCATACTTCTGGAGTAGATGATGGAGTCGCTGTGCAAGGACCACCGGTAGTCAATCAAGTGGTCATTCCCCGCACTGATGAGGAGCTCCAAGACGAGTTTGAAATGCAGAATTACAATGGAGCTACTCCAGTGGTCATCCCTACTGTTGCCCAAGATTCCGAGGCTATCTTGATGTGTCGTGCTCTGGCCGAAAAGCTAAGAATCTTGGAAGGACATAACTCAACCCGATTGAGTGCCTTAGAGATGTGTCTGGTCCCAGACGTGGTGATTCCTCCAAAATTCAAAGCGCCggaatttgaaaaatacaaaggcCTCACTTGTCCTAACATACATTTAAAAATGTATTGCAGAAAAATGGTTGCCTATGCCAGAGATGATAAGCTCATGATCCATTGCTTTCAGGACAGTCTaactggggcatctttggactggtacatgcaGTTGGAATGTAGCAACATCCACACTTGGGATGAGTTGGATGAAGCATTCgcaaagcaatacaaatataatactGACATGGCACCAAACCGTACTCATCTTCAGAGTATGGCCCAGAAAGACAATGAAtcttttaaagaatacgcacaacgctggagagaattggctgcaagGGTGCACCCGCCGCTGGTTGATCGTGAATTGATTGACATTTTCATGGGAACCTTGCAGGGCCAATATTATGAAAGATTGATCAGTAGTGTGTCCACAGGATTTTCTGACATGGTGATCGTGGGAGAAAGAGTAGAAGAAGGACTGAAGAGTGGTAAAATCTAG
- the LOC127136663 gene encoding uncharacterized protein LOC127136663, producing MPYRPTAPVPIPAPIPHYQVPVPQYQAPQPQFQAPPPQHQQRNQQNNQPRPVQQQRPNQQRPYQQYNNVNTTHIPMTYTQLLPYLIQNGTVVPRALPPMPKPHKPWYDENAICAFHANSDGHTTENCKVFKLRVQELIDQKILSFADVPNVGNNPLPKHDSSGVNAIESSTDDGLIKDVFKLKTLLTVVHARLMEAELMNGVHDNCVVCSSNPDQCGEFKIYLQRLMDQRVIQVTRAKIDEDVAVIVPVFDQERLPKPFVVPYQRNVDLEPVKKIEPMVIHVPAPFSFDSTKVVPWNYEPVVYVGNEPVILKEPDMTNIAGASGVTRSGRVFAPEVIPNKESAPTVEPTKGKEVNPPKTGDGSSKKAFLNEAYVAEGISVIQFDNVIANLNASSCMMFTDDDLPPNGREHNMALHISIQCTDVTLARVLVDTGSSLNVLPKTTLAQLNIEGVQMRPSALIVKAFDGYIEVGEDIVETPLQALEVVNVVQTKAKLVEEPKGVMTSWKSVKAAIEVGCPGSWGTVIELPEKKDKCGLGYQPSIELFKDQKIHQGKVPSIQEIFSKAGFRSDDQVNALEDEDPDLSKIVFRGPPDAALTNWKAIDVSDIVSCSK from the exons ATGCCTTACCGTCCAACTGCTCCTGTTCCTATTCCAGCTCCAATACCTCATTATCAAGTTCCAGTTCCTCAATATCAAGCTCCACAACCTCAGTTCCAGGCTCCTCCACCTCAAcatcaacagagaaatcaacagAATAATCAACCACGTCCAGTTCAGCAGCAACGACCAAATCAACAGAGGCCATATCAACAGTACAATAATGTGAATACCACTCATATCCCAATGACTTACACTCAATTGCTACCATATCTGATTCAGAATGGGACTGTCGTGCCAAGGGCATTACCTCCAATGCCGAAGCCGCATAAGCCTTGGTATGATGAGAATGCTATATGTGCCTTTCATGCTAATTCAGATGGTCATACAACAGAGAATTGCAAAGTGTTCAAGCTCCGGGTCCAAGAGTTGATAGATCAGAAAATATTGTCTTTTGCTGATGTTCCAAATGTGGGTAACAATCCTTTACCTAAACATGATAGTTCAGGTGTCAATGCTATAGAAAGTTCAACTGATGATGGATTGATAAAGGATGTGTTCAAGTTGAAGACTCTTTTAACAGTGGTCCATGCTAGATTGATGGAAGCGGAATTGATGAATGGAGTACATGATAATTGTGTGGTGTGTTCGTCCAACCCTGATCAGTGTGGTGAATTCAAAATTTATCTTCAACGTTTGATGGATCAGCGGGTTATTCAGGTCACTAGAGCAAAGATTGATGAGGACGTTGCTGTGATTGTGCCTGTGTTTGATCAAGAGAGGCTTCCCAAGCCTTTTGTGGTCCCTTATCAAAGAAATGTTGACCTAGAGCCAGTGAAGAAGATTGAGCCCATGGTTATCCATGTTCCCGCTCCATTCTCATTTGACAGTACCAAAGTCGTGCCTTGGAACTATGAGCCTGTAGTTTATGTGGGTAACGAACCAGTAATCTTGAAAGAGCCAGACATGACTAACATCGCTGGAGCTAGTGGTGTGACTCGAAGTGGAAGGGTTTTCGCTCCTGAAGTGATCCCAAATAAAGAAAGTGCACCAACAGTTGAACCAACGAAGGGGAAAGAGGTGAATCCTCCAAAAACAGGAGATGGCTCATCTAAGAAAGCA TTCTTGAATGAAGCTTATGTGGCAGAAGGCATCAGTGTTATTCAGTTTGATAATGTGATTGCTAATCTCAATGCTAGTAGTTGTATGATGTTCACTGATGATGATTTACCCCCTAATGGGCGAGAACATAATATGGCGCTTCATATCTCCATTCAGTGTACAGATGTTACTTTGGCTCGAGTACTGGTGGATACAGGTTCATCCTTGAACGTGTTACCTAAGACTACCCTGGCACAATTGAATATTGAAGGGGTGCAGATGAGACCCAGTGCTTtgatagtgaaagcttttgatgg ATACATTGAAGTAGgtgaagacattgttgaaacTCCTCTCCAAGCCCTTGAAGTGGTCAATGTGGTACAGACAAAGGcgaaacttgttgaagaacccaAGGGGGTCATGACCTCGTGGAAGAGTGTGAAAGCTGCAATTGAAGTTGGTTGCCCTGGAAGTTGGGGCACAGTGATTGAACTACCAGAGAAGAAAGACAAGTGTGGATTAGGATATCAGCCGTCTATTGAACTTTTCAAAGATCAGAAGATACATCAGGGGAAGGTTCCTAGCATCCAGGAAATATTCTCCAAAGCTGGTTTCCGAAGTGATGatcaagtgaatgctcttgaagatgaagatcCAGATTTGTCCAAGATAGTGTTTCGTGGACCTCCGGATGCTGCTCTCACTAATTGGAAGGCAATAGATGTTTCGGATATAGTTTCGTGTTCAAAGTAA